DNA sequence from the Sylvia atricapilla isolate bSylAtr1 chromosome 27, bSylAtr1.pri, whole genome shotgun sequence genome:
ctcggctgggcacagagaacattgcgagatatgaaataataaacaacagggaaatggagaaaacaagaccttgaagactccgcTTCTTTCCTGTGACATGGCTCAGGGCATTGAGAGGCAAAAAACTCTTAGCCACCTGAATCTCGGGCACAGAAACCCAAACCTGAGAGCCCATGCCCCTTCACGCTTACCTGGGCCAAACCATGACAATTACATCTTTAAGGCTTATTAATGACCAGATGTCCTTGGCTaggggaggcagctgctgcctgttccACTGGTGAGGTCTCCTTTCCTGCTGATGAGGCTGCAAAGTACAGAAAGATCTCTGTCCTGGTTTGACAGTGGTATTCTTCAGTTTAATGTTCCAAATAAAACCATGTGCTGCTCTCAGgccttcctctctttctccacTGTTGGGGGCTGAAGAGAAGAACTGgaagcacaaaaagcaaagatCGCAGGATCAGATAACTACAATTTACAGGGATCAGATAAGACAATTAACTATAACCTCAGCAACATTCACAACAGAAATGTACAAAAGAGTGACTGACATGCCACTTTCAAAGCAGCACATCACACTATGAGAACAGGGGTGACTGCCCTGACTGTGGCCTGGCACCAAGGGCTGtcagcagcatcctgggctgtgccagcaggagcagcaccaggagatgGGTGGGAGCGGCGATGCCGCTCTGCTCAGCACTCGCCTGGGGCCATCCCCATGTTGGGCAGGGGCTGTAATGCAAGAACCACCTGGACCAAGGGGAGTGAGTTTGGTGTAAGGTGAACAGGATGGTGAGAAGATCAGAGCACTTGGCTGGAGAGAAGAAGCTGAAGGCTCAGGAAGTGTAGAGAAGGGCCATTGCTGAGTGTAGAGAAGGGAATGCTTTAGGAGAGACAGCAAAAATCATCCTTCTCATCACTGAAGAGCATTAGGTCATGCTGTCCAGCCCCAGGTCAGTggagaaaattagaaaacagaTTTACCTATTGCATGActcagaaaatttaaattgagcCTGTGTTAACACCCTGTGAACAACCATTCCCAACAATCCCGGCACATAACCCCCTCCCACaaccagccctgggcaccatcTCTCTTTCTGGGCATGTTGGGAGAGGATCTGTAGGGGAATAAATGCGAGGACAACATGGGTTGCGATTCAAAAGACCTTTAATGAGTCCAACCGGGAAAATTAGGTCAATCCAAGCAGAGATGAAAATGCAGAGAGCACCAGAGGCAAACACCAGTTGCTTGTTCTCCAAGGTGGGTATTCCAAGCAGGTCCCCAGGATGGCTGTGTGGGgctcacagccccagggagcacAAGGGAACAAGGacacaggagggaaaggagggagtggcagaggacagaggcagggatgggctgtgcttgccaggagcccaggctggcccCATCACTCTGcaagggctgctggggctgctcagcccctcaGGAAGCACCAAGGCCATGCTGCGTCCCCAGGGCGGTTCCATCCTGTGAGTCCCTGGGTTCCTTCCCCAGGGCCATGGCCAGCAGCTTTAGCAGGGGAGGCCACAGAGGCCACTGCCCAAGCCCGAGAGGccaaagcccccagagctgatgggcactccctgagagctgaggatgctgccaacagcagcagaggtggaggatcccacggcggtgttctgtgggaaggagctgaggatggggccgggcagggtcacCACCACGGGTGAGGGTTCGATGATGACGGTGgagtcctggcactgcctgacacagggctcattgcagctgttggccagtGGGGTGGGgccgcagggctggcagggccggCACGGGCTGTAGCAGGACATGGCTTGGGGCTGCACAGGCACCTGGgagacagggagaggggaagcagagctgagaaaGGGCTGTGTCAGAGCCGTCTGTTGGCACCCCATGACAgacaaaagcaaagagaagccCAGCCTCTTTGCTTAGAGAGGCCCAGCATCCTCACTGGTTGCTGAGTTCCCCAAGAATCTCCTGAAGAGTGACCAAGTC
Encoded proteins:
- the LOC136372390 gene encoding feather keratin 1-like; amino-acid sequence: MAWGCTGTFIHSSHLHLLGIKVPVQPQAMSCYSPCRPCQPCGPTPLANSCNEPCVRQCQDSTVIIEPSPVVVTLPGPILSSFPQNTAVGSSTSAAVGSILSSQGVPISSGGFGLSGLGSGLCGLPC